The following are from one region of the Chromobacterium phragmitis genome:
- a CDS encoding TonB-dependent receptor gives MMNHKRKTLAIALSLMGGIGYAQMAHADDTDSSALQRVDVIGSHIKRLKSEKATEVTTVKVEDLTKQGLSTVEQVVNALAANQSNIGATSSVGASTGGAAFANLRGLGRQYTLVLLDGRRVSLHPFDGYAADLNAIPLTAIERVDVLPDGATAIYGSDAIGGVINFITKKTSQGLSLGGDFLTPQRSGGNEKNLNISYGYGNLGKDGFNIYADASYHKTDKIMASQRDFASAITAASKPSSNSYPGNYDVDLRDQPISPSSAYPNCPAPTVAKGGVCKTYPSTMIGIQPEVETWSGFAKATMRLGENHDLSISYNITRNKNMTIAAPTPTGGDVMLPSGTQGIVTPTGGATLTPFLRTMPLGNRLTQAVNVQQKLQFNLEGQLAGWDYRTGAGYAQTYATEELVSGFTGINEVKNAYLNNQISLVTGLATDPNVWNQIGIRGHLDDGTYNIASADFSMSKEVMALPAGPLAVAFGGEARHEYLEHNFNYSISKDALGPGMLQSLNTKGSRSVSALFAEADIPIIKHLDGKVAARFDHYNDVGNSFSPQFSLRYELSPQVLLRTSASTGFRAPALLDMYQPNQSQLTGDYYIDPLSCPSMADSCPSQQRYIKVGGNTKLQPEKSSSLSMGIVLEPVKNITASADLWWVMVKHQVNTLSEAVLFDGSHNSLLYYDASNGGNLTGTAITQNMGNTSSSGVDLDFRWAFPKTAIGDFSAELSGTYLAKSVYQLEEGGNYYTNLGQYVATQTQPTFRWQHNLTLNWHRGSWSGLLSQNYKSGYTDQNSGAFASTNHMVKPYSTWNMSGSYELNKHLTLTAGVRNLFDQLPPWSNQQYLFQGNYDARFADQVGRAYFAKFNYKM, from the coding sequence ATGATGAATCACAAGAGAAAAACGCTGGCGATAGCGCTGTCTCTGATGGGCGGCATCGGCTACGCGCAGATGGCTCATGCGGACGACACGGATAGCAGCGCTTTGCAGCGCGTGGATGTGATTGGCTCCCACATCAAGCGTTTGAAGAGTGAGAAGGCCACCGAAGTCACCACGGTCAAAGTGGAGGATTTGACCAAGCAGGGCCTGAGCACGGTCGAGCAAGTCGTCAACGCGCTGGCGGCCAATCAGTCCAACATCGGCGCAACTTCCAGCGTGGGAGCCTCCACCGGTGGTGCGGCGTTCGCCAATCTGCGCGGCTTGGGCCGCCAGTACACCTTGGTGTTACTGGATGGGCGTCGCGTTTCGCTGCATCCTTTCGATGGTTATGCCGCCGACCTGAATGCCATTCCGCTTACCGCAATCGAGCGCGTCGACGTTCTGCCGGACGGCGCGACTGCGATTTACGGCAGCGACGCCATTGGCGGCGTAATCAACTTCATCACCAAGAAAACCAGCCAAGGCCTTAGCTTGGGCGGCGATTTTCTGACGCCGCAGCGATCCGGGGGCAACGAGAAGAACCTTAACATCTCGTATGGTTATGGCAATCTGGGCAAGGATGGCTTCAACATCTATGCCGACGCTTCGTATCATAAAACCGATAAGATCATGGCCAGCCAGCGCGATTTTGCTTCCGCGATCACTGCTGCCTCCAAGCCAAGTTCGAATAGCTATCCGGGAAACTATGATGTCGATCTGAGAGATCAACCGATCTCTCCGTCCTCCGCTTACCCGAACTGTCCCGCGCCGACGGTGGCCAAGGGGGGCGTGTGCAAGACCTACCCCAGCACCATGATCGGCATTCAGCCGGAAGTGGAAACGTGGTCTGGCTTCGCCAAGGCGACCATGAGGCTGGGCGAGAATCACGACCTGTCGATCAGCTACAACATCACTCGCAATAAAAACATGACCATCGCCGCGCCGACTCCCACCGGCGGCGACGTGATGCTGCCAAGCGGCACGCAGGGCATCGTTACGCCCACGGGCGGGGCGACGCTGACGCCGTTCCTTCGCACCATGCCTTTGGGCAACCGTCTCACTCAGGCGGTGAATGTCCAACAGAAACTGCAATTTAATCTGGAAGGCCAGCTGGCAGGCTGGGATTACAGAACAGGCGCAGGTTATGCCCAAACCTATGCCACGGAGGAGCTGGTTAGCGGTTTCACAGGCATTAATGAAGTGAAAAACGCGTATCTGAACAATCAGATCAGTCTGGTCACCGGTTTGGCGACCGATCCCAATGTATGGAATCAGATCGGAATCCGCGGCCATCTGGACGATGGCACCTATAACATCGCCAGCGCCGACTTCAGCATGAGCAAGGAAGTGATGGCTTTGCCGGCGGGTCCTCTGGCAGTCGCCTTCGGCGGCGAAGCTCGCCACGAGTACTTGGAGCACAATTTTAATTATTCGATCTCCAAGGATGCGCTTGGCCCCGGCATGCTGCAGTCACTGAACACCAAAGGCAGTCGTAGCGTGTCGGCGTTGTTCGCCGAGGCGGATATTCCCATCATCAAGCATCTGGATGGGAAAGTCGCGGCGCGGTTCGACCACTATAACGACGTCGGCAACTCTTTCAGCCCGCAGTTCTCGCTGCGCTATGAGCTGTCGCCGCAAGTTCTGTTGAGGACTTCCGCTAGCACGGGCTTCCGGGCGCCGGCTTTGCTGGACATGTATCAGCCCAACCAGAGCCAGCTAACCGGCGATTACTACATCGATCCTTTGAGTTGCCCGTCGATGGCGGACAGCTGTCCGTCTCAGCAGCGCTATATCAAAGTGGGCGGCAATACCAAGCTGCAGCCGGAAAAGTCGTCCTCCTTGTCTATGGGCATTGTGCTGGAGCCGGTGAAGAACATCACTGCCAGCGCCGACTTGTGGTGGGTGATGGTCAAACATCAGGTCAACACTTTGTCCGAGGCCGTGCTGTTTGATGGCAGCCACAATTCCCTGTTGTATTACGACGCGAGCAATGGCGGCAATCTGACCGGCACCGCCATCACGCAGAATATGGGGAATACCAGTTCGTCCGGTGTCGACCTCGACTTCCGTTGGGCATTCCCCAAAACCGCGATCGGCGATTTCAGCGCAGAACTGTCCGGCACCTATCTGGCGAAGAGCGTGTACCAGTTGGAAGAAGGCGGCAACTATTACACCAATTTGGGCCAATACGTCGCCACGCAAACCCAGCCGACTTTCCGCTGGCAGCATAATCTGACTCTGAATTGGCATCGCGGCTCGTGGAGCGGATTGTTGTCGCAGAATTACAAGTCCGGTTACACCGATCAGAATTCCGGCGCGTTCGCCTCCACCAATCATATGGTCAAACCGTATTCCACATGGAATATGTCCGGAAGCTACGAGCTGAACAAGCATCTGACCCTGACCGCCGGCGTGCGCAATCTGTTTGATCAACTGCCGCCGTGGAGCAATCAGCAGTATCTGTTCCAGGGCAACTACGATGCGCGCTTCGCAGATCAGGTGGGCCGCGCATATTTCGCCAAGTTCAACTACAAGATGTAA
- a CDS encoding ExbD/TolR family protein — MARYKRIGHGKGDEDQVLSAINTTPLVDVMLVLLIIFLITVPVVTQTVKMTLPKEQNIPTQTKPENVVLGVGPDSRIYWNMSPVKDQRELLDRLVAVAKKDPQPEVHIRGDAAAKYAPVGRIVLAVQQAGIVKIAFITEPPAPGGGD, encoded by the coding sequence ATGGCCCGATACAAGCGAATTGGCCACGGCAAGGGCGACGAGGACCAGGTGCTGTCGGCGATCAACACCACGCCGCTGGTGGACGTGATGCTGGTGCTGCTGATCATCTTCCTGATCACGGTGCCGGTGGTGACGCAGACAGTGAAGATGACGCTGCCGAAAGAGCAGAACATCCCGACGCAGACCAAGCCGGAGAACGTGGTGCTGGGGGTGGGGCCGGACAGCCGCATCTACTGGAACATGTCGCCGGTGAAAGACCAGCGGGAGCTGCTGGACCGGCTGGTGGCGGTGGCGAAGAAAGATCCGCAGCCGGAAGTGCACATCCGGGGCGACGCGGCGGCGAAATACGCGCCGGTCGGCCGCATCGTGCTGGCGGTGCAGCAGGCGGGGATCGTGAAGATCGCGTTCATCACGGAGCCGCCGGCGCCCGGGGGCGGAGACTAG
- a CDS encoding ExbD/TolR family protein, whose protein sequence is MAMNVGSSGEDDLMMEINTTPLIDVMLVMLIMLIITIPIQTHAVKLDMPQNTPSKPLAKPVVVQIDIAPDNGVLWNGERLANREALEAKLSAAGKAEPQPELHIKPNKDATYAPVAMVLAESQRLGLTKLGIVGSEQFLQ, encoded by the coding sequence ATGGCGATGAATGTGGGGTCGTCGGGCGAAGACGACCTGATGATGGAAATCAACACCACGCCGCTGATCGACGTGATGTTGGTGATGCTGATCATGCTGATCATCACGATTCCGATCCAGACGCACGCGGTGAAGCTGGACATGCCGCAGAACACGCCGTCCAAGCCGTTGGCGAAGCCGGTGGTGGTGCAGATCGACATCGCGCCGGACAACGGGGTGTTGTGGAATGGGGAGCGTTTGGCGAACCGGGAGGCGCTGGAGGCGAAGCTGTCGGCGGCGGGGAAGGCGGAGCCGCAGCCGGAGCTGCACATCAAGCCGAACAAGGACGCGACGTACGCGCCGGTGGCGATGGTGCTGGCGGAGTCGCAGCGCTTGGGTTTGACGAAGCTGGGCATCGTCGGCTCGGAACAGTTCCTGCAATGA
- a CDS encoding MotA/TolQ/ExbB proton channel family protein: protein MTKITRALLGQVLGAAGLLTALPALAAETVSTSNPYGIDALWSQGDFVAKGTLIILLIMSASTWYVGIVKLLEQRRLIKQGQELLGHHGAGLQKAASELADEGMYSAVAQAGIEAAAEHKGELANRVDLNTWVAMAIEDAVDSASHHMQNGLSVIATVGSTAPFVGLFGTVWGIYHALVKIGTSGQASIDKVAGPVGEALIMTAIGLAVAVPAVLGYNWLVRRNKLVLDNVRVVSGRLHASLLNTPSR, encoded by the coding sequence ATGACCAAGATCACTCGCGCACTGCTGGGCCAAGTCCTGGGCGCCGCCGGCCTGCTGACCGCACTGCCGGCGCTGGCGGCGGAAACCGTCAGCACCTCCAACCCGTACGGCATCGACGCCCTGTGGTCGCAAGGCGACTTCGTGGCCAAGGGCACGCTGATCATTCTGCTGATCATGTCGGCCTCCACCTGGTACGTCGGCATCGTCAAGCTGCTGGAGCAACGCCGCCTGATCAAGCAGGGGCAAGAACTGCTGGGCCACCACGGCGCCGGGCTGCAGAAAGCCGCCAGCGAGCTGGCCGACGAAGGCATGTACAGCGCGGTGGCGCAAGCCGGCATCGAAGCCGCCGCCGAACACAAGGGCGAACTGGCCAACCGCGTGGACCTGAACACCTGGGTGGCGATGGCGATAGAAGACGCGGTGGACTCCGCCAGCCACCACATGCAGAACGGCCTGTCGGTGATCGCCACCGTCGGCTCCACCGCGCCGTTCGTCGGCCTGTTCGGCACCGTCTGGGGCATCTACCACGCGCTGGTGAAGATCGGCACCTCCGGCCAGGCCTCCATCGACAAGGTGGCCGGCCCGGTGGGCGAAGCGCTGATCATGACCGCCATCGGCCTGGCCGTCGCGGTGCCGGCGGTGCTGGGCTACAACTGGCTGGTTCGCCGCAACAAGCTGGTGCTGGACAACGTGCGGGTGGTGTCCGGCCGGCTGCACGCCAGCCTGCTGAACACCCCGAGCCGGTAA
- a CDS encoding energy transducer TonB — MNSISIKRSNGTFSRRSAGLAGVVIFHALLIYALVTGLAQGVVKVIQQKVEVSVISEPPPPPPPPPPKIEKVVQQPATPKPQAYVPPVVNPPPVVQSANAIQSVTSDPAPQPAPTPAPVAEAPKGPVSAKGNCSGSAVPDYPAKALEDEVQGVVSVVFTVGADGKFNGFSNVGFDGGIPPRYRSSFKSAISAALQGYTCRGSTSLTQEFSFKLDSGS, encoded by the coding sequence ATGAACAGCATCTCTATCAAACGCAGCAACGGAACCTTCAGCCGGCGCTCGGCCGGCCTGGCTGGAGTTGTCATATTTCATGCCCTATTGATCTACGCGCTGGTGACGGGCCTGGCCCAGGGGGTGGTCAAGGTGATCCAGCAGAAGGTGGAAGTGTCGGTGATCAGCGAGCCGCCGCCGCCCCCACCGCCGCCGCCGCCGAAGATCGAGAAGGTGGTGCAGCAGCCGGCGACGCCGAAGCCGCAGGCCTACGTGCCGCCGGTGGTGAATCCGCCGCCGGTCGTCCAGTCGGCCAACGCGATCCAGTCAGTGACCTCCGATCCCGCCCCGCAACCTGCGCCGACGCCGGCGCCGGTGGCGGAAGCGCCGAAAGGCCCGGTTTCGGCCAAAGGCAATTGCAGCGGCAGCGCGGTTCCCGACTACCCGGCCAAGGCGCTGGAAGATGAAGTCCAGGGCGTCGTCAGCGTGGTCTTCACCGTCGGCGCGGATGGCAAGTTCAACGGATTCAGCAACGTGGGCTTCGACGGCGGCATTCCGCCGCGCTATCGCAGCAGTTTCAAGTCGGCGATCTCCGCCGCCCTGCAGGGATATACCTGCCGCGGCAGCACATCGTTGACGCAGGAATTCAGCTTCAAACTCGACTCTGGCTCCTAA
- a CDS encoding ABC transporter substrate-binding protein, producing MAALMVWGSLAPLHAAAAEKVLHVAFNAPETGFDPAKISDIYSSAVIEHIYDPLLTFDYLARPVKVVPNVTTSMPAVSADGLTYTFHLKKGIYFAPDPAFKGKKRELTAADYVYSIKRLSDPTVASPLSDTFTDKLVGLADLARKAGKGKLDYDTPIEGVKTLDRYTLQLKFKQPFPSLPYLLAGSWVEGQAREVIDAYGDNSNAHPVGTGPYKLALWQPGNRIVLTRNPNFRRETFRYPSDGDAEDRKLASQMNGKAYPQIDRIEVSIIQEEQPMWLAFKSGELDLAGIPQPLIRQVLRMDPKNPWRAELKPELRDKGVQLSRGLGEEVTFYAFNMKDSVVGGLSKDKIALRRAISMAFDTNETIRDIRRNQAVQVQYIVPPNVAGHNPNFRAAYPYNPPLANALLDQFGYKVGSDGYRHQPNGKPFAIDFLTGPTAIDKQWNEYWQKAFDRIKVKVNFRVMQWNEQVKAQRDCKFGMNGGAWSADYPDGDNFTQLLYGGNIGNSNNACYQSARYDKLYEQSRLLPNGPERDRLYDQMNKIVAGDTPWMFSDIRFTNALAQPWVRGFKHHPNFNAIWRFLDVEK from the coding sequence ATGGCGGCACTGATGGTCTGGGGGAGCCTGGCGCCGCTGCATGCGGCGGCCGCGGAGAAGGTGCTGCATGTGGCGTTCAACGCGCCGGAAACCGGCTTCGACCCGGCCAAGATTTCCGACATCTATTCGTCCGCGGTGATCGAGCACATTTACGACCCCTTGCTCACTTTCGATTACCTGGCTCGGCCGGTGAAGGTCGTTCCCAATGTGACCACGTCCATGCCGGCAGTCAGCGCCGATGGCCTGACTTACACCTTCCATTTGAAGAAGGGCATCTATTTCGCGCCGGACCCGGCGTTCAAGGGCAAGAAGCGCGAGCTGACCGCCGCCGACTATGTCTACTCGATCAAGCGCCTGTCCGATCCGACTGTGGCTTCGCCGCTGAGCGACACCTTCACCGACAAGCTGGTGGGCTTGGCCGATCTGGCCAGGAAGGCCGGCAAGGGCAAGTTGGATTACGACACGCCGATAGAGGGCGTCAAAACACTCGACCGCTATACGCTGCAGCTGAAATTCAAGCAGCCCTTTCCGTCCCTGCCTTATCTGTTGGCGGGCAGCTGGGTGGAAGGTCAGGCGCGCGAAGTGATCGACGCCTATGGCGACAATTCCAACGCCCATCCCGTGGGCACCGGTCCGTACAAGCTGGCGCTGTGGCAGCCTGGCAACCGCATCGTGTTGACGCGCAATCCCAATTTCCGGCGTGAAACCTTCCGCTACCCGAGCGATGGCGACGCGGAAGACCGCAAGCTCGCCAGCCAGATGAATGGCAAGGCCTATCCGCAGATCGACCGCATCGAGGTTTCCATTATCCAGGAAGAGCAGCCGATGTGGCTGGCCTTCAAGAGCGGCGAACTGGATTTGGCCGGCATCCCGCAACCCTTGATACGCCAGGTGTTGCGCATGGACCCCAAGAATCCGTGGCGGGCCGAGCTGAAGCCCGAGCTGAGGGACAAAGGCGTGCAACTGAGCCGCGGATTGGGCGAGGAGGTCACCTTTTACGCGTTCAACATGAAAGACTCCGTCGTCGGCGGGCTGAGCAAGGACAAGATCGCGCTGCGCCGCGCGATCTCCATGGCCTTCGACACCAACGAGACGATACGCGACATCCGCCGCAACCAGGCGGTGCAGGTGCAGTACATCGTGCCGCCCAACGTGGCTGGCCATAATCCCAATTTCCGTGCCGCCTATCCTTACAACCCACCATTGGCCAACGCGCTGCTGGATCAGTTCGGCTACAAGGTCGGCTCCGATGGCTATCGTCATCAGCCGAATGGCAAGCCCTTCGCCATCGACTTCCTGACTGGCCCCACCGCCATCGACAAGCAGTGGAACGAGTATTGGCAGAAAGCCTTCGACCGCATCAAGGTGAAGGTGAATTTCCGGGTGATGCAGTGGAATGAGCAGGTGAAGGCGCAGCGCGACTGCAAGTTCGGCATGAACGGCGGCGCCTGGAGCGCGGATTATCCCGACGGCGACAACTTCACCCAGCTGTTGTACGGCGGCAATATCGGCAACTCCAACAACGCCTGCTACCAGTCCGCCCGCTACGACAAACTGTACGAGCAGTCCCGCCTGTTGCCCAACGGGCCGGAGCGCGATCGGCTCTACGATCAGATGAACAAGATCGTGGCCGGCGACACGCCGTGGATGTTCAGCGACATCCGTTTCACCAACGCGCTGGCGCAGCCATGGGTGAGGGGGTTCAAGCACCACCCCAATTTCAATGCCATCTGGCGCTTCCTGGACGTAGAAAAATAA
- a CDS encoding efflux RND transporter permease subunit — MWLTRVSVRNPYFAAVLMMTLMVLGLFSWQKLAVEEMPDVRLPMAVVETHYAGASPEVVESEVSKPLEEALNTVSGIKEIRSYSSEGSSFVVAEFELSVDPIVAVQNVRDKVASVQGAFRREIGTPSVSQVDPNDKPMLSLSLTSSQTRPRELSSWVENVLKKRLQMVEGVGDVSLIGSVKREIRIDIDPVRLEGSGLSLADVADAIKAANQDFPAGNVSTAHKEWAIRVSGKLKSADDFAALAVGYRNGTPIRLDDIAAVSDTEAEQDSVSLVNGQPGLGVDIKAARGANEVAVAEGVKKLLAELKPQMPAGTELRYTYDSAEDVKKALSSVESMLLEGAGLTILIVFLFLGSWRSTVITGLTLPVALVGTLFAMQLMGFTLNMLTLLALSLSIGLLIDDAIVVRENIVRHAALGKSHYQASLDGTNEIGLAVLATTLTVVAVFLPVGFMSGIIGRFFHQFGLTVAVAVLISMFVSFSLDPMLSSIWHDPHHHGDRHRGPLGRMLDWFETSLDRLSERYAAVIRWVLGHRKTTLALALGMTAASFMLVPKIGGEFVPVRDSGKINVVYQTAPGSSLEYTTLKGRELSEALSGIKEIQTVSLNVGGGNFGAGKNDGSLTLDIGDKRSRQRSLDQVIADARKRVQPVAGVLIKAVANDEQQGKPIFIGLRGSNLAELDAVSRDIMGRIGKVKGVRDVESNLTEGDPSLSLTLKRDAALSLGVDLNRVGNLLSMLLAGNVVTTWEAPDGENYDVRIRVPKDERRQELLDQLKVAGNRDENGAAQMVPLSTLIETRQGVSPRQIKRTNMMREISIMANVEGRDVGSAMADIDKLLDGVQLPQGVQRMHRGQQKDMAETVSNALRALGLGVIFIYLILAAQFRSFTMPVTIMVALPLAFGGVFVALFLWGSTLNMFSIIGIIMLMGLVAKNGILLVDFVNRARQEGMAREDAIAEAGRVRLRPIMMTSLAMIFGMLPLALGTGDGSETNRPMAHAIIGGLATSTLLTLLVVPVVYTYLDSLRTRIRRLLGGRRALRLNEAGGK, encoded by the coding sequence ATGTGGCTGACCCGCGTGAGCGTGCGCAATCCGTATTTCGCCGCGGTATTGATGATGACGCTGATGGTGCTGGGGCTGTTCTCCTGGCAGAAACTGGCCGTGGAGGAGATGCCCGACGTCCGGCTGCCGATGGCGGTGGTGGAGACGCACTACGCCGGCGCGTCGCCGGAGGTGGTGGAGAGCGAGGTGAGCAAGCCGCTGGAGGAGGCGCTCAATACCGTCAGCGGCATCAAGGAAATCCGCTCCTACTCGTCAGAAGGCAGCTCCTTCGTGGTGGCGGAGTTCGAGCTGTCGGTCGATCCCATCGTCGCAGTGCAGAATGTGCGCGACAAGGTGGCGTCGGTGCAAGGCGCTTTCCGCCGCGAGATCGGCACGCCGTCGGTGTCCCAGGTCGATCCCAATGACAAGCCGATGCTGTCGCTGTCGCTGACCTCCAGCCAGACCCGCCCGCGCGAGCTGAGCAGCTGGGTGGAAAACGTGCTGAAGAAGCGGCTGCAGATGGTGGAGGGCGTCGGCGACGTCAGCCTGATCGGTTCGGTAAAACGCGAAATTCGCATCGACATCGATCCGGTGCGGCTGGAGGGCTCAGGTCTGTCGCTGGCCGACGTGGCCGACGCGATCAAGGCCGCCAACCAGGACTTCCCGGCGGGGAACGTCTCCACCGCGCACAAGGAGTGGGCGATCCGGGTGTCCGGCAAGCTCAAGTCCGCCGACGATTTCGCCGCGCTGGCGGTGGGCTACCGCAACGGCACGCCGATCCGGCTGGACGACATCGCCGCGGTGTCGGACACCGAGGCGGAGCAGGACAGCGTATCGCTGGTCAACGGCCAGCCAGGGCTGGGCGTGGACATCAAGGCCGCGCGCGGCGCCAATGAGGTGGCGGTGGCCGAGGGCGTCAAGAAACTGCTGGCCGAGCTGAAGCCGCAGATGCCGGCAGGCACCGAGCTGCGCTATACCTACGACTCCGCGGAGGACGTGAAGAAAGCGCTGAGCAGCGTGGAGTCCATGCTGCTGGAGGGCGCGGGGCTGACCATTCTGATTGTGTTCCTGTTCCTGGGCAGCTGGCGCAGCACGGTGATCACCGGACTGACGCTGCCGGTGGCGCTGGTGGGCACGCTGTTCGCGATGCAGTTGATGGGCTTCACGCTGAACATGCTGACGCTGCTGGCGTTGTCGCTGTCCATCGGCCTGTTGATAGACGATGCCATCGTGGTGCGCGAAAACATCGTCCGCCACGCGGCGTTGGGCAAGAGCCATTACCAGGCGTCGCTGGACGGCACCAACGAGATCGGCCTGGCGGTATTGGCCACCACGCTGACCGTGGTGGCGGTGTTTCTGCCGGTGGGTTTCATGAGCGGTATCATCGGCCGTTTTTTCCATCAATTCGGCCTCACCGTCGCGGTGGCGGTGTTGATTTCCATGTTCGTCAGCTTCTCGCTGGACCCGATGCTGTCGTCGATCTGGCATGATCCGCACCATCACGGCGACCGCCACCGCGGCCCGCTAGGGAGAATGCTGGATTGGTTCGAAACCTCGCTTGACCGCCTGTCCGAACGTTACGCGGCGGTGATCCGCTGGGTGCTGGGCCACCGCAAGACCACGCTGGCGCTGGCCTTGGGCATGACCGCGGCCAGCTTCATGCTGGTGCCCAAGATAGGCGGCGAGTTCGTGCCAGTGCGCGATAGCGGCAAGATCAACGTGGTGTATCAGACCGCGCCGGGCTCTTCGCTGGAATACACGACGCTGAAGGGACGGGAGCTCTCAGAGGCGCTGTCCGGCATCAAGGAAATCCAGACAGTTTCGCTGAACGTGGGCGGCGGCAATTTCGGCGCCGGCAAGAACGATGGCTCGCTGACGCTGGACATCGGCGACAAGCGCTCGCGCCAGCGCAGCCTGGACCAAGTGATCGCCGACGCCCGCAAGCGCGTGCAGCCGGTGGCCGGCGTGCTGATCAAGGCTGTGGCCAACGACGAGCAGCAGGGCAAGCCCATCTTCATCGGCTTGCGCGGCTCCAACCTGGCCGAGCTGGACGCGGTGTCGCGCGACATCATGGGCCGCATCGGCAAGGTGAAAGGCGTGCGCGACGTGGAGTCCAACCTGACCGAGGGCGATCCGTCGCTGAGCCTGACGCTGAAGCGGGACGCGGCGCTGAGCCTGGGCGTCGATCTCAACCGCGTCGGCAACCTGTTGTCCATGCTGTTGGCCGGCAACGTGGTCACCACCTGGGAGGCGCCGGACGGAGAAAACTACGATGTGCGCATCCGGGTGCCGAAGGACGAGCGCCGGCAGGAGCTGCTGGATCAGTTGAAGGTGGCCGGCAACCGAGACGAAAACGGCGCGGCGCAGATGGTGCCGCTGTCGACGCTGATCGAAACGCGGCAGGGCGTCAGCCCGCGCCAGATCAAGCGCACCAACATGATGCGGGAGATCAGCATCATGGCCAACGTCGAAGGCCGCGATGTGGGTTCGGCGATGGCGGACATCGACAAGCTGCTGGACGGCGTGCAATTGCCGCAGGGCGTGCAGCGCATGCACCGCGGCCAGCAGAAGGACATGGCGGAAACGGTGAGCAACGCGCTGCGCGCGCTGGGACTTGGCGTGATCTTCATCTACCTGATCCTGGCGGCGCAATTCCGCAGCTTCACCATGCCGGTGACCATCATGGTGGCGCTGCCGCTGGCCTTCGGCGGGGTGTTCGTCGCGCTGTTCCTATGGGGCTCCACCCTCAATATGTTCTCCATCATCGGCATCATCATGTTGATGGGCTTGGTGGCCAAGAACGGCATTCTGCTGGTGGACTTCGTCAATCGCGCCCGCCAGGAGGGAATGGCGCGCGAAGACGCCATCGCCGAGGCGGGCAGGGTGCGGCTGCGCCCCATCATGATGACCAGCTTGGCGATGATCTTCGGCATGCTGCCGCTGGCGCTGGGCACCGGCGACGGCTCGGAAACCAACCGGCCGATGGCGCACGCCATCATCGGCGGCTTGGCCACCTCCACCCTGCTGACCTTGTTGGTGGTGCCGGTGGTGTACACCTATCTGGACAGCCTGCGGACGCGCATCCGGCGGCTATTGGGCGGGCGCCGCGCGCTGAGGCTGAACGAGGCGGGAGGCAAATGA
- a CDS encoding efflux RND transporter periplasmic adaptor subunit — MNIRLCLSALFLLSLAACGKGGAEHASASGKNASAPAARRLSGADVVRAEVKPLAAAIPFTGSLNALTSSAVASEVDANVREVRVREGETVRRGQLLAVLDAESLGQSVAEQNAQLDNSKARLKLAKVKLDKQRELLGKGFISQVAFDELESDYRVREGELRAQAAQLARAQRSLADARVKSPIDGVVYERKINPGEVASRNMKLFSVADLAVLEIAATVPSRLVAQAKVGMAATFSVDGRDGRERGEVVRINPVAIPGTRSFTLFIRVKNPDGHLKVGQFAKGGVVVREVKDKPVVPISAVRDIDGAPWVLVVEQGRLAKRPVTVALRAENERLAAIDGLAAGASVIVGELLGSKAGDAVSLPAGLG; from the coding sequence ATGAATATACGTCTTTGCCTGTCCGCCCTGTTTCTTCTATCGCTAGCCGCCTGCGGCAAGGGCGGCGCCGAGCATGCGTCCGCCTCCGGCAAAAACGCGTCGGCGCCGGCGGCGCGCCGTTTGTCCGGCGCCGATGTGGTGCGGGCCGAGGTGAAGCCGCTCGCCGCCGCCATTCCGTTCACCGGCTCGCTGAACGCCTTGACCAGCAGCGCGGTGGCGTCCGAGGTGGACGCCAATGTCCGCGAAGTGCGGGTGCGCGAAGGGGAAACGGTGCGCCGCGGGCAGCTGCTGGCGGTGCTGGACGCCGAGTCGCTGGGCCAGTCGGTGGCGGAGCAGAACGCCCAGCTGGACAATTCCAAGGCGCGGCTGAAGCTGGCCAAGGTCAAACTGGACAAGCAGAGGGAGCTCTTGGGCAAGGGCTTCATCTCCCAGGTGGCGTTCGACGAACTGGAGAGCGACTACCGGGTGAGGGAGGGCGAATTGCGCGCTCAAGCCGCCCAGTTGGCGCGGGCGCAACGTTCGCTGGCCGACGCGAGGGTGAAGTCGCCGATAGACGGCGTGGTCTACGAACGCAAGATCAATCCCGGCGAGGTGGCCAGCCGCAATATGAAGCTGTTCTCGGTGGCGGACCTGGCGGTGCTGGAAATCGCCGCCACCGTGCCGTCGCGCCTGGTCGCCCAAGCGAAGGTGGGCATGGCGGCCACCTTCAGCGTGGATGGGCGAGACGGGCGGGAGCGCGGCGAAGTGGTGCGCATCAATCCGGTGGCCATACCCGGCACCCGCAGCTTCACGCTGTTCATCCGGGTGAAGAATCCGGACGGGCATCTGAAAGTGGGCCAGTTCGCCAAGGGCGGCGTGGTGGTGCGAGAGGTGAAAGACAAACCGGTGGTGCCCATTTCCGCGGTGCGCGACATCGATGGCGCGCCCTGGGTGTTGGTGGTGGAGCAGGGCAGGCTGGCCAAGCGGCCGGTGACGGTGGCGCTGCGCGCGGAGAACGAGCGGCTGGCGGCGATCGACGGCCTGGCCGCCGGCGCCAGCGTGATCGTCGGCGAACTGCTGGGCAGCAAGGCGGGCGATGCCGTCAGCCTGCCGGCCGGCCTGGGTTGA